One Asterias rubens unplaced genomic scaffold, eAstRub1.3, whole genome shotgun sequence DNA window includes the following coding sequences:
- the LOC117305616 gene encoding putative nuclease HARBI1 has protein sequence MQKKREFFALANFPDVIGAVDCSHIRLYGAPLGDNEHLFVNRKGFHSINAQVICDAKFNIINVVARWPGSMHDSAIFHGSRISDRFENGRFHGVLIGDTGYALRPWLMTPVQYPATNAERRYNRSHRRTRVVIEQTFGQLKRRFPCLSLGMRVSPERACFIIKACCVLFNISKSLREPEFDGDLDEDADDNYEDEGIQYNGPLHDGTVKRNELINRYF, from the exons atgcaaaaaaaaagagaattttTTGCACTGGCCAACTTCCCTGATGTGATTGGAGCAGTTGACTGCAGCCACATTCGCCTCTATGGAGCACCATTAGGTGATAATGAACATCTGTTTGTCAACAGAAAAGGGTTCCACAGCATAAACGCCCAAGTGATCTGTGATGCGAAGTTTAACATCATAAATGTGGTTGCCAGATGGCCGGGGAGTATGCATGACAGTGCTATTTTTCATGGAAGCCGTATCAGTGACAGATTTGAAAATGGGAG ATTCCATGGAGTTCTCATTGGCGACACAGGGTATGCCCTTCGTCCATGGCTGATGACCCCTGTACAATATCCAGCAACAAATGCTGAAAGAAGATACAATAG GAGTCATAGACGAACACGGGTTGTCATTGAGCAAACCTTTGGACAGCTCAAGAGAAGATTTCCTTGCCTTTCCCTTGGAATGAGGGTATCCCCAGAAAGGGCATGCTTCATCATAAAAGCTTGTTGTGTACTCTTTAACATCTCCAAGAGTCTCAGGGAGCCTGAATTTGATGGTGATCTTGATGAAGATGCAGACGACAACTATGAAGATGAAGGCATTCAGTACAACGGCCCTTTGCATGATGGCACAGTCAAGAGGAACGAACTAATCAATCGCTATTTCTAA